tttatatctattatgtaaatctttttcaatatgaaacaaatgtaaaaatgtgatggtgaatgtaaaaatttattccCTCACCCACCAAGAAACATCACAGAAACGTAAAATGTGTCAATGTATTAAGGGCCATATAAATAGCCAGTATTGCAAATTTGTATTTCTTgtctttcaataaaataatatttatttaaaaataagaagAGTTATGACTACTTTACatcgaaatttatttttacgttcgttgtacatgtaggttattatatcataaattgaAATGTGCTATTAGTTGTGTACGGCGGTGGTGAaaggtgatttttaaaaataaatctttaggGTCCTCTACACATGCACTTAAGAAAGGTTCTGCATACAAACATGACCTTTTAAATTACTTAGAGATATGGATTTCCAGCATGTGTTTAACTTGAAAATAGCAGGAAAAACTTCAATTTTTGggggaaatatttttattaaattgtacGTGTACTACTATCCCGGTAGAATTCGAACTCGGGACCTGCAGATCAGTAGATTGAAGCTACACCCATTACGCAAAACAGATAGAGAGCAAAATTTGGCGATATAAACTGTTCAATAATGCGTTCAAATCGCCTTATGACATACTTTCTTCAAAAGGAGAGGTCACGGAGTATCGAGGAtccttattattttttaaccGATTAAGCTATTTCTTCTgggaaattttcatttgttcggacgaacgagtatatgtttgaataaatgttttgttcGGAAGAATTTGGGATTTGTTCGGATGCATTTAAGAATTGCTCGGATGAATAATCTATTTGTTCGAACGCATACATTATTTGATaagacgaattaggatttggtCGGTCGACTTGATATTTGTTCGGACAGATTGGGATTGTTCGGACGAATTTTTATGTGTTCAGATGGATaagttattatttatatattttggacGAGTTATTTAGACTTTCTGATCTGGCAATAAATTAAATGAAGGGGATGGGATGAGGGTCTGTGCTCAAGCGCCTCCACACTTTTCTGGAATGTCGTTTTtcctacaaaaaataaattgtcttatacatgtatatatagatgCGAAGCATGTAATAGTCAATGATATTTACACAATATTTCGATGCCAGAATATAAGCCCGGTTCTCAAAATCTTTCACAACTGTGCGTGTTTATTTATGAAGGGGAGGGAGTTGTATTATTTGTTCTGGCCTACACAGCagatgggatttttttttcattgttacaAAAACCTGTCTTGCCTAGAGTGGATACTTCATGTACGGATCTAGAGGAGTGGCAGGGTAGAGGAGCAAAAACTTTACTCTCAGATCCCCTCCCCCGGGaacattttctggatccgcgcaagATCGCGAAAACTGATTAGGACTTTTAACATCTATGCATCAATTAATGATCTTTCCGCTCTCTCCctatctctctctgtctctttcATACATAGACTGAAGGAGttaaatataagataaaataaattacgtgaataaattcattaaagaaGCCTGGATGGTTATCAAATTAGCCATTAGGCAGAGCTGTCTAAGACTTTGCGTTTAGTTTTGACTTACTACATATTGCCGAAGCCGAATCGTAGCTCAAATAGTGATCATTTTCCATTTTAATCGTGAAAAGAAGTGCCATTATTATAATTCCCATCGCAAAAATGCACACTGGTACGTAATGAACGTACCGTAACGTATACGAACGTACATGTACCTGCACGTACACAAGCGTCCCAATTCGGGGACTTGTGTCATGATGTTCGGTTCAGTgtcgttgtaaattttgaatttattgggtaggtttaaatacaaaatttacaacacgacAAAGTTGTCaacttgtcatgttgtaaactttgtATTTACAACTCTAAAATTCTGTCTGGACAATCTTATCAGAGTATAATTAAGCATAAACAATcagaatttaaatgtaaataaaaaacatatataataacattttaatttttgtgaattaaaatgtttttttctttgaaaaattcgATTCCGTATGTGGCTCCACCCTAttcttcaatattttgattttaatgaatttcaaTCTACATTTATGTCGCTTTCActaaatttaccaaaatttacagcttttctaCGCAAATTGTGtttagaagaattttaaagattaatttagtattcctatgtaaaaaaaaattgccccccccccccccccccgttgtgACCCCATTCTTCCCCCGCGATCATGGtttaaataaacttgaatctaccaaTTCCCTACCTGAAAATGCttcacaagtgtcagcttttatGGCCAatcagtttttgagaagatttttaaaatatctttctcTATTTAATATTCTTATGTCAAAATTCAATCCCTCATTGCGGCCCCACCACACGGCTAGGGATCATGgattgaacaaatttgaatctaatcacataaggatgcttcaacataagtttcagctttcctgactaatcatttcatacgaagagcatgatCTTGTGTCtcgaatcaactgagagacaaaaacaccatatgcaggtgaggAAGGTAttttgctacataagtaaggaaagttgactatagaaaaattgaagtcatcgcgtttatcataaagtcttgttaggttaccatcaatgtccatgtccagtaaaatatccaaatatgaaacaaatgacGCAGACTCtatggtatcttttatttcaagttcactgggatatatcgagtcggcgtaagtatggaaataacaattgttaattgataatacgtcgttgatatacctgaatgttgagttgaaggccgtGCAgcgagtgatttttttttcacgcacaagtttttgaataaattctgcttcataagaatacaaaaatagatctgctaacaatggggcacaatgAAATGATAGTCttatatattcaaaatgtacatgaagaaagcatttgttttaatttaatttttctgcagtaaaaaaaacaatgttgtTTCCCATTGATCATTCATACATATGCAAATTTGTGTATCAGAattgtttgaatgaaaaataaaaaaatataaaaaatgaaaatagaaaaaaaaaatcacgtgATCATCATAAATTGCTTTCCGTTTAATACGACGAAAAATGGCAGCAAAGGCATACGAATCACACAATAGAAGTGTTATTAGCAAAGCAAAAGAAGGGGACTTACTGGAAATTAACCGCGGATGTAATTCGCATTGGGCCGTATACATAGGTGAATTAGAACACACGAAAAAGATGTTTAACATTCTATATGATAGAAATGTTGATGTTTAAGGACAAGTTTCGGTTTCAGTCTTATCATTGttagattaaaatttttaaaaaaacccagaatcaGACCAGGTTGCagaaaagatattttaatttggtacgtgacaaaaaattataacCGATATAGAATGAAAGAGTTATTAAGTTTTATTGAATTGTGAATAAATATTTCAGATTACTTTCGGTTTGATAAAGATATTGGGACTCCATTCCGATAATGTTCTGGTTTGTTAAATGTCTATATGTGGTGTTTTTGGTTGAAGCATGTTCCGTTTAGGACATTTATAATCTATTTCGTCTAAATCATTCTAGGTGCAATTGTCAAATAAATCACGCATACCATTGTAAATTCGCTTGAATTTTTGTAATACTTCAGATTAAAACTCTTTTTCAGGTATTTTGATAAGAGAAAGTAACTTTTCTTTACACTTTACTTCTTTATGctgaattcattttttgaataaatctaccaatataaatattttttttgtttaaaatttgaggcTTATTTAAAACACCAGTATTATAGATGTAACTTTGAGATAAATTCAGGATATCATACACTTTGCATCTTTATAaacaatgtaaatttttatcatGTGATATTCTAAAAACTATTGtctatttttctttgtatgaGATGATCTTACCAATGCCATCTTAGTTCTAAAAAGAAATGCATGCAATATTCACTTAGTACATAAACTCACATgagttttcaaaatatcacataGCGTACGTTAAATCATGCATCGAGCTCCTTTAAATCGTAAACTTGTCACgaataatattttaaaccagATTTTTACTAAGCATTTGAGgctcaatgtttgttttttatcttaTGCCGAATTGTTGTTGTTTCTCTTTGGAATAGGGAAAGATGAGGTGGTACATCTAGTCGGTAGCAAAAAGGATGGCGTTGCCAACCAACCAGATTCAGTGTTCACAATCTGTGGCGAAACATTCAACAAGGCCACGGTCAAAAAAGAGAGTGTATGGAACGTAGTTCAAGATTCTAAGGTAGAGATTAACAACACCAAAGACCGTGTCTGCAGGTATATATAAATGGTTTCAACTTCTGTTAATAAGCATGCCAATCTTAATTGTACCATGACGATTTATTGTAACCCATGCCATTTTATAATTGAAATCAGTGAAAAAAGTACTTGTATGgaatttttgaattaattttgcatttactTATAAATTTAGGCCACAAGAACCACAGAAAATCGTTGAGGTTGCCAAAAAGAAAGTTGGGAAAATTGAATATGATGCTCTGTGGCAAAACTGCGAGCAATTCGCCGCTTTCTGCAGATATGACGAAGCGTGGTCCAAAAAGGTATGTTTAGTATAAATAACGTGATCCTAAATGCATGTTTAAGTTTGTaatgaatgcattttaaaatttaatggcaTTTTAAGGCCAGTTTGTTTCTCTGTTCTAAAGGTTATATGCTATACTTAACATTTCCCATTCATGTTATTTCAGGCTAACACTTTTCTTGGAATGCTTTTGATCTTCATTCTGATAACGATCGCAGCCATGTTTTACGATATGAAGAACAAGATAGTTTTTTACACAAAGAAGATGATGGCATTCCCTACCAAAAGCTTATCGTTTTGgaagaaaaaggaaaacaaagagtCCTAAACGGACTTTCCAAATGGGCAAAGATTAAACATACACTTGTAGAAACACGGTAGTGTCATTATTTTCTTAGTTGTTACATCATGATGCATTTGCTGatttttgatgtgtattaatcaatttaaaagaaacgtttttgttatttcataatatttaccAATGAGTGCAATATAATTCTGTTGTAATGATTAACTttaataaagttttgaaaataaaatattttgaaaattttttatccgaaaatttcatcaaagttatgaaaataaagtCTTACAACAATTAACCCGATAACTAGCTAGAGACCCAGTAGTCACAAAGCtaacctgagcaacaattgcctcaTATGAAGTATCTTGGCAATTAAGAACAGTGGAAACGCTTTTCGCCTATAAACTTTGTAAGctcatataattataatttcctGTTGACCGTTGTTTGGCTTTCTGTAAATCTCCCACGTTTTTCTATAGAACCGAATGAATGAATTATGTGCTACCGAACTTAATTAGATGAATGCTTCACTACAATGGAGTCTTTTAACTGTTCGCGGAATAAAGCGGAACTAGGCGACTTGCCCTTTAAGGACTCGATAAAAATTCTTAGAATCGGGAATTAATTGTGGATTTCTAGTGGGCATGTCATATGCTTTGTTGCGAAACATCCTTAGATTAAAAGTTAATTAAAGTAAACTGTATCTTATTTAGATAGGTCAGGGTAGAATATTATCAGCTTTCATGGATCatgaaattacaaaaaacataagtagttgagagagagagagagagagagagagagagagagagaaaataatgCAGTAAAAAATCATTGCAATCAAATTTAAGCCTTCCCATGGTTGTAGTCCAAATcagaaaaaatgattaaaatcaaattcaaatttcaatCCAAATTTAAGCATTTCAAATTTATGGTCCAAATTGTTGACCAatagtcaaataggcaaaactTTAACTTCATCTTCCCCCTTACGGAAAAATGCAGTAGTAATTTGATATCTTGTAGGGTAACAAGCACAGCTCGATTGTCAGGTTGACTAAACAAGCCAATCGTTTTTATAGATCATAATTAAAATAAGACCCCCGAGTTTCAGGATGATTTGTGATATTTCATCGTCAGCCATTTCATCATCATGGCGCTCTTTGACATTATTACGATTTTTCCTCGTACTCTAAAGCAGTGCCTATGCACCGattatatgtgtatattttGCTCGTATAACAATGACAATTTCAACTtcttttgatgcaagaaatagaaaGTTACATCATAACAAaattccagggggggggggggtcttgttgAATCGAAACTAAGcatttaacatacatgtactgtgtacATGCTATGcaaatattgtttacattatacaCGTTAAAATCTATAATTTTAGTTCTACAATTTGTAGAATATTGGTTATATCTGCTGGACTccatatatacaatgtatgtatacCCAGCagtttaaaagatatttcagctttcattttcataaaaatcatgatatcataataacatttttgatatAAGAATAGCTTATTTTGAAGCTGGATTGTTTTCCTAATTTTTTGATATGAGAGCTTAAGGATAAAAGAAACTTGCATATCCAAATATAATGATTATCTTCTTTTTGAATATAAGTTAAAGTTTGACTCCCCCATAAACCCAATCTGTATGGCACTTTTCTAATTGAAAGATCTAATAATCAGCTCTACATAATGTATTCGATTTCTTCTTTTTATCTCTTTTAGCAGTTATGTATCATAAGATGTAATATCAAAGAAGGAAACTGCTTTTTTAAAGTTACAAACGCGTAATTTACAGTGTTATTTTCGAATTTTAATCATGTTCATGACTACCTTGTGACATAATTGGTCTGTTTTTGTGGCATTTATTTCATTCTATCCATTTATTCCTGGAAAAAGGGTTAGTAAGCATTCTTAAAACCGGGTTTTCATACTACATTAGCACTGAGCTGTTAAATACAATAGCCTACCACAGCATTTAAATTTGCAATTTGATCCAGagtcaagataaaaaaaactttattgaaATCAAACAATACCATACCATACCATACAATTGAATATAATACAGACGTATAAGGATATGACGTAGGGGTTTTCTTGGAATTTAAGAGCAATATTAagagaataaaaagaaaacactgTTCAAAGAGCTTTAACCAAGACAGCTAAAGGGTGCCTGGAAAAATAAGGTAAAAATATTCTCTTTAGTTTTCATTGGAGGGATGAAAAGAAGGGAAGTCGTACAGTAGCTTATTTCAGAGGAAGGAAAAGTAAATTAGAGagaaaatttacatttgatGTAGTCAGACTTGAATCCAATAGTTTGAAAAAGTTAACTATTCGAATTAAATCAAAGACATCTAACttacataaaatgtttattgtgtCTTTTGTAAAGTCTTTACTTAATGTTAAACACGGCTATTAGTAAGCATAGCACATGCTAGTTATCATGGAAACCATATTTGTTATACGTTTTTCCAAACACTGCCGGAAAGACCCGATAAGTTTTTGCGAACTGTATCTGATAAGACCAAAAAGTTAAAAGTCGTATTTAACTTTATATGTAgtttaaaaaggttttaaaataataaagattttactTTGTACTACTGTTGGCTTATCTTAAAGTAGTTTGCTAGTCTGATTAAAGGGGGCATatgcatggtcatgatttttatcaaattctatttttccgattttaataattacaatgcttcagttaaacaattttaataggcaatcaaaatttaagtgtcattcgttgagttataagcgagttacagaatTCGAACTTACAATTccttgctatgtaaacaaagcgtttgtttacattttaaatgttggagtaaaaattcaagttttagacctaaaatgaatgtgtaaagcgttaggaactgtttagttATGCTTAAATTGAATAAGAAGGTGACAAATCACCTTGAAAAAGttttttactagtatattgaacctatgtaaacataaacaggCCAATGGCACGAGCCTtctttacatgacaaagaattgtgagcccttcatcttgcttataattctacgactgactctcaaattctATTTGATCCTTAAAAATGCattcttaaagcattgtaaataataaaaacagcaaaatagaattagaccaaaatcgtgaccatgcccctttagtTCAGTTAACATAGccatattttgtaatagatataTATTCAATAACATGTTCATCTAAATTTTCAGAATGTTTTAGCCAACAAATTTAGATACCATTTTGGGTCTAGACAttagtttcaattttttttttaaatttacaatcttgattttttttttttacctttaacgTTTAGAAAATGGCAACACAATCGTATGAATCTCACAATAAAAAAGTAATACAGAGAGCACAACCAGGGGATCTACTGGAATTCCATCGCAGTTGGTATAACCACTGGGCCGTGTACATAGGTAAATATACGTAGAAACACAAGAATATGGGATTCGAGACTCATTTTGCTACTATTAAGTTATCATGGTttatatttaaaaccaaaataagatttaaaaaaatccataatttTTGTTATGTGTgattttttgaacttttttaatAGTAGAATCTAATATGTAAATAGTAATTGTATGTTTGAAACGTTGGACGTTTGGGtcaaactaaaatataattatacagttaAATTCATTGTTATGATGTATACTTACCAAAATAATCAAgacctttttatttaatttctttgttcCGCAATATttacgacaacgatacctggttttatggcatgaaagctttcataaaaatcggcgactttttcactcccggtacaggtccttacaaaacattataaataaaacatcacGTGCTTTCCCTAAGTTATAACCTAGTTCGTGTTTCATaccatcgttaattatgtttcgatattcggtagtcaacatgttttcaagttgtattaatgccatgATGTGTATGTAgcccgttgtttaattcgattaaaatgtaaatatgcaaggggcgcaactcaagttgctcgctagataacgccaccacatcaccgagtccgccaagggtttatggggagcaaagtggaccgagaACCCTTGGCTAACGCAGATGATATTTCGTATAATTTCGTAATGTTTCTTTTAAGATTTTTGTCCAATTAATAATACAGGGAACGAAGAGATTGTACATCTAAAAAGTAAGGAAGGTATGCAACTTATCACTATCAAGGGCGAAGTCGTAATAGAAAGCGTTTGGGACCAAGTAAAGGATTCCAGAGTCGACATCAATAACAAACTCGATACCAAACACAGGTTAGCTCAAAGCAATTGTATGGCGtgatcaattacatgtaaagaaAGTActgaatttcttttatttaaaaaaaaattcatcattgCCGTTTGAAATGCCCCATGGATACACGTTTAGAACTTTtagtgtttaaaatttgatataatgaACATTTGTCGATTTCGATAaatctgattttattaaaaaaatttacacgtacatgtatatcaaacttGTTTTTGTTAATCAAAATTGAGTATAGTTCACTTATGCATTTTCCATTAAAGCAATCTTACCAATAAGGTTCATTAACTCTGATCCTAATTTTGTTCAGCAATAAGGAACAGCTCATTAAATTGTGTCTCTCTcctattaaaattaaaacttcgTGGTGGGATGTCtagttacatgtagttttccggtaaaatgcgtctgtattgataCGCATTATTTTAAgggtttattgtttattttccccGAATTTTCGAAAATTCAAGTCTAATATAACACATGTTGATTAATGATGTTTATTTGGGTACTTTAAATTATGCTAAATTTCAGACCACGAAGTGCTCAAGAAATAGTTCAGGACGCCGTTTCAAAAATTGGAAACACTAAATACAACATGTTCTGGCAAAACTGCGAGCACTTTGCCACCTACTGCAGATATGGTGTTAACTCCTCCCAGCAGGTatgttatttcaatttataGATTATTAATAACTGTATCAAAGCACTTATAGGTCAAGCGAAATATCTTGGGAAAATTTAGTGGACATGTGTCtgcaacattttctttttatttgttaaactgAAAATGGGCACAAAGCTAATTTTAAGGTATattaaatagatgaaaagtCACTTCTTTACCGCGGAACGAATAATGAGGAGAAAAGAAATACAGACTTTTATCTGCAATTTAAAGAGgctatattgtataataaatgtATCCAAGCTACACGCTTTAAACAcaattaaatcaataaattatcaCAATATGGCACAAACATCTTCATCCCTAtccctcgcgaatatatacaccatttcaactcgttggataaagcaaatataaaatcacacaatatagatatcctctatatattgAATACATGGCCAGAAACCTTCATTTCATTGAATCAATACAGACATCTAtgctaatattttaaaataatagactcgaatttgagctttaataccgataaatcggaagagtactgtcttttgttttatatattttaaacatcat
The nucleotide sequence above comes from Magallana gigas chromosome 2, xbMagGiga1.1, whole genome shotgun sequence. Encoded proteins:
- the LOC117681094 gene encoding phospholipase A and acyltransferase 3-like; protein product: MATQSYESHNKKVIQRAQPGDLLEFHRSWYNHWAVYIGNEEIVHLKSKEGMQLITIKGEVVIESVWDQVKDSRVDINNKLDTKHRPRSAQEIVQDAVSKIGNTKYNMFWQNCEHFATYCRYGVNSSQQVKDAVMLGLHIATELWRLKENIIQEHRRLKNC
- the LOC109617056 gene encoding phospholipase A and acyltransferase 4; this encodes MAAKAYESHNRSVISKAKEGDLLEINRGCNSHWAVYIGKDEVVHLVGSKKDGVANQPDSVFTICGETFNKATVKKESVWNVVQDSKVEINNTKDRVCRPQEPQKIVEVAKKKVGKIEYDALWQNCEQFAAFCRYDEAWSKKANTFLGMLLIFILITIAAMFYDMKNKIVFYTKKMMAFPTKSLSFWKKKENKES